A section of the Falco biarmicus isolate bFalBia1 chromosome 3, bFalBia1.pri, whole genome shotgun sequence genome encodes:
- the MYLIP gene encoding E3 ubiquitin-protein ligase MYLIP: MLCYVTRPDAVVMEVEVEAKANGEDCLNQVCRRLGIIEVDYFGLQFTGSKGENLWLNLRNRISQQMDGLAPYRLKLRVKFFVEPHLILQEQTRHMFFLHIKEDLLAGNLQCSSEHAIELSALLAQMKFGDYNQNTAKYSYEELCAKELTTTILESIIAKHKELEGLSQASAEYQVLQIATTLENYGVEWHSVRDSEGQKLLIGVGPEGICICKDDFSPINRIAYPVVQMATQSGKNVYLTITKESGNSVVLLFKMISTRAASGLYRAITETHAFYRCDTVTSAVMMQYSRDLKGHLASLFLNENINLGKKYVFDIKRTSKEVYDHARRALYNAGIVDLVSRSDQTPPSSPLKSSESSMNCDNCEGLSCQQTKALQEKLRKLKESMLCMVCCEEEINSTFCPCGHTVCCKTCAAQLQLCPVCRSRVEHVQHVYLPTHTSLLNLTVI; this comes from the exons GTTTGCAGAAGGTTGGGAATTATAGAAGTTGATTATTTTGGACTGCAGTTCACTGGCAGCAAAGGGGAGAACCTGTGGCTGAATTTGAGGAACAGAATCTCCCAGCAGATGGATGGTTTAGCCCCTTACCGGTTGAAATTAAGAGTAAAGTTTTTTGTAGAGCCGCATCTTATCTTACAAGAACAAACAAG GCATATGTTTTTCTTGCATATAAAAGAAGATCTTCTTGCTGGTAATCTTCAGTGTTCTTCAGAGCATGCAATTGAACTTAGTGCATTGCTGGCACAGATGAAGTTTGGAGATTATAACCAGAACACCGCCAAGTACAGTTATGAAGAGTTGTGTGCGAAAGAGCTCACCACTACCATTTTGGAGAG CATTATTGCAAAGCACAAGGAGCTAGAAGGTCTCAGTCAAGCTTCTGCTGAGTACCAGGTTCTACAGATTGCTACAACACTGGAGAACTATGGGGTAGAGTGGCACTCGGTAAGAGACAGCGAAGGGCAAAAACTCCTCATTGGTGTTGGACCTGAAGGCATATGCATCTGTAAAGATGACTTCAGTCCTATCAACAG GATTGCTTACCCTGTTGTTCAAATGGCAACTCAGTCTGGGAAGAATGTATATCTGACCATTACCAAGGAGTCTGGTAATAGTGTAGTTCTCTTGTTCAAGATGATCAGTACAAGGGCAGCAAGTGGACTCTACAGAGCAATTACAGAGACACATGCATTTTACAG GTGTGACACTGTCACCAGTGCTGTCATGATGCAATATAGTCGAGACTTAAAGGGCCACCTAGCATCTCTATTCCTGAATGAAAACATTAATCTTGGTAAAAAATATGTCTTTGACATTAAAAGAACATCAAAAGAAGTTTATGATCATGCAAGGCGAGCTCTTTATAATGCTGGCATTGTGGATCTTGTTTCAAGAAGTGACCAGACCCCACCAAGTTCCCCCCTTAAGTCTTCGGAAAGTAGCATGAACTGTGACAATTGTGAGGGTCTTAGCTGCCAACAAACAAAAGCTCTGCAAGAGAAGCTGCGGAAGCTAAAGGAGTCCATGCTTTGTATGGTGTGTtgtgaggaagaaataaattcGACCTTTTGTCCCTGTGGCCACACCGTATGCTGCAAGACCTGTGCTGCCCAGTTACAG ttgtGTCCTGTGTGCAGATCTCGTGTAGAGCATGTCCAGCATGTGTACTTGCCAACCCACACCAGTCTTCTCAATCTGACTGTGATATGA